Below is a genomic region from Ferribacterium limneticum.
ACACCACGGCACGGCCCTCACCGGAAACGACCAGCGTGCCGGCCAGCAGCAGGCAATGGGCGGCCAGCGGGTCGAAGGCGGCGGCAGTCTCGGCCGCTTCGCTGCGCGCCTTCGGGTAGGTTTCGCCGGTCAGCGTCGACAGATTGACGCGCAGCCCCCAGCTTTCGACCAGCCGGCAATCGGCCGGCACCTTGGCCCCTTCGATCAGCAGCAAGATGTCGCCGGGCACCAGTTGGTCGGCTGGAATATCGATCTCCTGCCCGTCGCGGCGCACCTTGACGCTCTGCGGCAACAACTTTTCCAGCGCCGCCAGCGCCTGCTCGGCCCGATAGGTCTGCCAGAAGGAAAAGCTGCCGTTGACCAGAATGACGCCCAGAATGGCCAGCCCGAGTTCGAACATGCCTTCGCCCGGCTGCAGATAGGCGGCTGTGAAAGCCAGAATGGCGGCAAACCACAGGATCAAGGCAAAAAAGTGGGTGAATTCACCCAGCAGGCTCAGCCACCAAGGTGTGCGCGCCGCCGCTTCGACGCGATTCGGGCCGAACTCCTCCAACCGGCGCGCTGCTTCCCTGGCGTTCAGACCATCGGAAGCGCTGTCCAGCGAAGCCAATGCCTCGGCCGGCGACTGCCGGGCGATCTGCATGCCGGAATGCTCCATGGCCTAGCCCGAGTATGTTGTTTCAGTCTTTTATTCATAGCACCCGGATGGCATTCGAGCCAGCCAATTCCGGGTTTTGCGACGATTCCCACGGTCAACCGGAAAAATTCGCAAAAAATGAAATGAAAAGGCGCCGATGAAACAGGCGCCCTCTTTGCGGAGACATTCGTCACGCTCACCAAGCGGAGCGCGTTTGTCGATCAATTCACCTTCAGCGTACCGCCCCGACCCAGCCCGCCCTTGACGTCCTGCGCCTTGTAGTTGCGCAGCGAGATGACCATGCTGTTGTAGGCATCGACGAAGGCGGCGACGGTCGCCTTGCCTTCCGGCGTCTGCGAGAAGCCGCCCAGGCCGCCGGCCGCACCGCCGCCGAAGGCGCCGAGCACGGCACCGAAGTTGGTCGCTGTCGAATTGCCTTCGGAAATGGCAATCTGCACCGAAGAGCGAATATCGAACAGCGACAGGGTAACGACCGAAACCTTGCTTTCCATGCCGGCGCCGATGACCTGGCCACCCCGACCACCGAGCAGCGCGCCGCCAACGGCACCGGCCAGCCGGCCGGTCGGCGACTGATCGACGACAATCGACGGCTCCATGAAGTAATCGGCCGCCACGCGCTGGCCCTTCTGCTGTTTCGACCCGGCCCGATATTCACCGGAGTTGCGCTGTTTGTCGGTAATTGTCGACATCTTGTTATCCAGGCGCTCGTTGCCGATCGAGGTGATGATGAAGCAGTTGGATTGCTGCACAGCCAGACGGATCAGCGGCTCGATGGTCGTTACCTTGGTCGCCCGGCCGAAGGCGCCGTACCAGTCCTTGTTGCGACCGTCATCGACGGCCAGCGTGCCAAGCGGCGCCGGGCAGCGCTCCAGGGTGGGATTGGCCCCGACGCTGGTCCCACCCGCCGCCGCACCGGTGGCCGCCGTCGGTGCATTGCCGGTCTGGACGACGCCACCACAGCCGGCCAGCACCAAGGCCGCCGCCGCAGATACAAAAAGGGGAAATTTCTTCGCGTTCATGATTATTACCTTTCTGTCGGGGTCAATGAATCGGTTCAATAATCGTCACGGTAGTACCAGCCGTTGTTGTTCCAGTACCAGCGATAGGTGTAGCGGCTTTGCCAGTATTCGCGCAGATATTGGCGCTGCGTATCCACCCAGCGGCGATAGGCAACTTCGTCCTTTTTGGCTGTGCTCGCCTGGGTAAGCAGTTTCTTCGCTTCCTTGTCGCCGCGTCCGGCGGCGATCGACAACCATTTTTCGGCCTCGGCCGGGTCGGAGCCCATTTCCTCCAGCCCCATCAGATAGAGCTTGCCGACCGCCGTCTGCGCCTTGCGATCGCCGCGCTCGGCCGCGTCACGCATCCATTGCAGCGCCTGGTAGCTGTCCTGGCGTACGCCATCTCCCCGGAAATATCGCAAGCCGAGGTCGTAGGCCGCCCGCGGATCCTTTTCAGCCTTCTCCTTCAGCGCGGCCAGGCGACGCTCGGCCTCCGGATTGACGTCGGCATTGGGATTGAAAGTGGTCGTGCTGCGCGGACGGTCGGAACAGCCGGTATCGTCGCAAATGCGGATGGTCGGCTCGGGCTCTGCTTGTGCGACGGCAGTGGCACAAATGAACAACAAAAGAGAAATTAGCCTCATGGGATCATTCCGGGAAAACGAGTGGCTAGAGCAGAAAACACAACCATAAACAGACTATCTTCATTTTTACAACAAAGACTTAATCCCAAAACTTATTCATATCGATTATCCACAATAGATCACAGCAGAGCAAGAAACACGGCTCGGTTCCACGATGTCGGCCGCGATGACCACGTATCAACCGTGACCGGCTCGCGTTCCTGCACCCAGTTTCGGTTACCATCCTGCACGCTTGCAATATAGACCGTGCCGCAAAGACAGAATTCCATGACAGACCAGTTAAAACTTTTTGACCCGAACGCGCCGCTCCCGCTTGCGGAAGCACCGCTGACAACGAATTCGCCCCTGGCACCTGCCGCCGATGCCCCTTCGGAAGCCGCTGCAGAGGCCACCAACGACACCCCTTCCGGCGAAGCTGGCGACATCGATCCGCCAGACTTGCCCCCCTCGGCCAGTGGCCCGGCCGGCGACATTCCCTCGCCCGCCGACTACGCCGCCCGCCGCTATCTCGAATACGCCATGAGCGTAGTCACCGGCCGCGCCCTGCCCTCGGCCGCCGACGGCCAGAAGCCGGTGCAGCGCCGCATTCTTTACGCCATGCACCGGATGGGCCTGTACAAGAGCCCGCGCCACGTCAAATCAGCGCGCGTCGTCGGCGACGTGATCGGTAAATACCACCCGCACGGCGATTCGTCGGTCTATGACGCCATGGTCCGCATGGCGCAGGACTGGAGCTTGCGCTACCCGATCGTCGATGGTCAGGGCAATTTCGGCTCGCGCGACGGCGACAACGCCGCCGCCATGCGCTACACCGAAGCCCGCCTGACGCCGATTGCCGAGCTGCTGCTGGCCGAACTCGACGAAGGCACGGTCGACTGGAAGCCGA
It encodes:
- a CDS encoding tetratricopeptide repeat protein — protein: MRLISLLLFICATAVAQAEPEPTIRICDDTGCSDRPRSTTTFNPNADVNPEAERRLAALKEKAEKDPRAAYDLGLRYFRGDGVRQDSYQALQWMRDAAERGDRKAQTAVGKLYLMGLEEMGSDPAEAEKWLSIAAGRGDKEAKKLLTQASTAKKDEVAYRRWVDTQRQYLREYWQSRYTYRWYWNNNGWYYRDDY